A section of the Streptomyces sp. V3I8 genome encodes:
- a CDS encoding ParB/RepB/Spo0J family partition protein, translated as MADSLASKGIIQPLTVVTRDAFLTAHPDHTSDDLKAAEYVVVDGNRRLAGARLAGLDQVPVHIDDALADDADTILETALTAAVQHENLEPLDEARALQRLVEVHGSQCAVGRSLGKSSGWVTQRLALLNLTPELKQAVSEKTVPLDVARTVGQLPAQPQQSATERALEERAVKKQQRTKKKQEPAPLRTQEATVQTADRRSLPPARRPKTYRRWHRSCAAVSAASKSRN; from the coding sequence ATCGCCGACAGCCTCGCCAGCAAAGGCATCATCCAGCCCCTCACCGTCGTCACCCGGGACGCCTTCCTGACGGCCCACCCCGACCACACCTCGGACGACCTCAAAGCCGCCGAATACGTCGTCGTCGACGGCAACCGGCGTCTCGCCGGCGCCCGCCTCGCAGGCCTCGACCAAGTCCCCGTCCACATCGACGACGCCCTCGCCGACGACGCGGACACAATCCTGGAAACCGCCCTCACCGCAGCCGTCCAGCACGAAAACCTCGAACCCCTCGACGAAGCACGAGCGCTCCAACGCCTCGTCGAAGTACACGGCTCGCAGTGCGCGGTCGGCCGCTCACTCGGGAAGTCCAGCGGGTGGGTCACCCAGCGGCTCGCCCTGCTCAACCTGACCCCCGAGCTCAAGCAAGCGGTCTCAGAGAAGACCGTTCCCCTGGACGTCGCCCGCACGGTCGGGCAGCTGCCGGCGCAGCCACAGCAGAGCGCCACCGAACGCGCCCTGGAAGAGCGGGCTGTGAAGAAGCAGCAGCGAACGAAGAAGAAGCAGGAGCCCGCCCCGCTTCGTACACAGGAAGCGACAGTCCAGACCGCCGATAGGCGAAGTCTCCCGCCGGCCCGGAGGCCGAAGACCTACAGGCGCTGGCACAGGAGCTGCGCAGCCGTCTCGGCAGCGAGCAAGTCGAGAAACTGA
- a CDS encoding transposase gives MTPPTSRTWARRGHTPLIRVRGRSRRRFSIAALTCYKSGERSRLIFRPKRHVDHKRGGRRSFTWTDYRDLLIAAHRQLDAPLVLIWDNLNVHLNARLRAFIACQDWMVSFQLPPYAPDLNPVEDIWSLARRAGQNNIAFTDPDHLMRVLRRTLREIQYRSDVIDGCLAATGLTLTTLNPKAQ, from the coding sequence ATGACGCCGCCCACCTCCCGCACCTGGGCCCGACGCGGGCACACACCCCTCATCCGGGTGAGAGGACGCTCCCGGCGTCGTTTCTCCATCGCAGCCCTGACCTGCTACAAATCCGGCGAGCGTTCCCGGCTGATCTTCAGGCCCAAACGGCACGTGGACCACAAACGCGGCGGCCGACGCAGCTTCACCTGGACCGACTACCGCGACCTCCTGATCGCCGCCCACCGGCAACTCGACGCACCGCTCGTGCTCATCTGGGACAACTTGAATGTGCACCTGAACGCCCGGCTCCGCGCCTTCATCGCCTGCCAGGACTGGATGGTCTCCTTCCAGCTGCCGCCCTACGCACCCGACCTCAACCCGGTCGAAGACATCTGGTCACTGGCCCGGCGCGCGGGCCAGAACAACATCGCCTTCACCGACCCGGACCACCTGATGCGCGTCCTGCGGCGGACCCTCCGCGAAATCCAATACCGCAGCGACGTCATCGACGGATGCCTCGCCGCAACCGGACTCACCCTGACGACACTCAACCCGAAAGCTCAGTAA
- the rph gene encoding rifamycin-inactivating phosphotransferase — MTGPYVLDLQEVDETRVSAVGGKGAHLGALSRIEGIRVPAGFCVTTDAFRRIMADAPSIGGLLDQLSHLDPDDREAVRTLSARIRQTVEGVAVPDDIAAAITRALARHGEQAAYAVRSSATAEDLPTASSAGQQDTYLNILGPAAVLRHISRCWASLFTERAVTYRRRNGIDHRTVHMAVVVQRMVLPHAAGILFTADPVTGDRKVATVDAGFGLGEALVSGLVNPDVFKVRDGEVVARTVAVKQRAVHALSSGGTREVAVDAARREEPALTDAQVVRLVRLGRRIEDRFGRPQDIEWCLADDDFQIVQSRPITTLFPVPEAVPGSDGPENRVYVSVGHQQMMTDPMKPLGLSMWQLTAMVPMHEAGGRLFVDITRRLASPTGRAGLLDVMGKGDPLVRDALETVLDRDGFVPSLPDPDPAPGRPPAGGAPAPVETDPAVVAELIERSRASVAALERDIRTKSGPALFDFLPKAFEEHKRVLGDPLNIQAIMAGMDATWWLNDKLQEWLGEKNAADTLTLSAPDNITSEMGLALLDVADVIRPHPEVVAFLRDVQDEDFLDKMATLPGGAAARDAVEAYLDLYGMRCVGEIDITRPRWRERPDTLVPVLLDNVRNFEPGAAARRFEEGRQRAREKEQDVLSRLRALPDGDRKADETKRMIDRVRAFIGYREYPKYSIVSRYFLYKQALLREAERLVETGVLPEKEDAFYLTYQEFEEAVRSQRVDSLLVRRRKDAFRSYQALTPPRVLTSDGEALTGAYRRDDAPPGALIGLPVSAGAVEGRARVVLDMADADLEAGDILVTAFTDPSWSPLFVAIAGLVTEVGGLMTHGAVIAREYGLPAVVGVERATRLIRDGQRIRVHGTDGYVEILP; from the coding sequence ATGACCGGGCCGTACGTGCTGGATCTCCAGGAGGTCGACGAGACGCGGGTTTCGGCCGTCGGCGGCAAGGGCGCGCACCTGGGCGCGCTGTCGCGGATCGAGGGCATCCGCGTGCCGGCCGGCTTCTGCGTGACGACGGACGCCTTCCGGCGGATCATGGCGGACGCCCCGTCGATCGGCGGTCTCCTCGATCAGCTGTCGCACCTCGACCCGGACGACCGGGAGGCGGTCCGCACGCTCAGCGCGCGGATCCGCCAGACCGTCGAGGGGGTCGCCGTCCCGGACGACATCGCGGCGGCGATCACCCGCGCGCTCGCCCGGCACGGGGAGCAGGCCGCCTACGCCGTCCGGTCCAGCGCGACGGCGGAGGACCTGCCGACGGCGTCCTCCGCCGGACAGCAGGACACGTACCTGAACATCCTGGGACCGGCCGCGGTCCTGCGGCACATCAGCCGGTGCTGGGCCTCGCTGTTCACCGAGCGGGCCGTGACGTACCGGCGGCGCAACGGCATCGACCACCGTACGGTCCACATGGCCGTGGTCGTGCAGCGCATGGTCCTCCCGCACGCGGCCGGCATCCTGTTCACGGCCGACCCCGTCACGGGCGACCGGAAGGTCGCCACCGTGGACGCCGGCTTCGGCCTCGGCGAGGCCCTGGTCTCCGGTCTGGTGAACCCGGACGTCTTCAAGGTGCGGGACGGCGAGGTCGTCGCCAGGACGGTCGCCGTCAAACAGCGGGCCGTACACGCCCTGTCGTCCGGCGGCACGCGGGAGGTGGCCGTCGACGCGGCGCGGCGGGAGGAGCCGGCGCTGACGGACGCGCAGGTGGTGCGGCTCGTGCGGCTGGGGCGGCGGATCGAGGACCGCTTCGGCCGTCCGCAGGACATCGAATGGTGCCTGGCCGACGACGACTTCCAGATCGTGCAGAGCCGGCCGATCACGACGCTGTTCCCCGTCCCCGAAGCCGTCCCCGGGAGCGACGGCCCGGAGAACCGCGTGTACGTGTCCGTCGGCCACCAGCAGATGATGACCGATCCCATGAAGCCCCTGGGCCTCTCCATGTGGCAGTTGACGGCCATGGTGCCGATGCACGAGGCCGGCGGGCGGCTGTTCGTCGACATCACCCGGCGCCTGGCCTCGCCCACGGGCCGGGCCGGGCTGCTGGACGTCATGGGGAAGGGCGATCCGCTGGTCAGGGACGCCCTGGAGACCGTCCTCGACCGCGACGGTTTCGTCCCGTCGCTCCCGGACCCGGACCCGGCCCCCGGGCGGCCGCCGGCCGGTGGCGCGCCCGCCCCTGTCGAGACCGATCCGGCCGTCGTCGCCGAGCTGATCGAGCGCAGCCGGGCGTCCGTCGCCGCCCTGGAGCGCGACATCCGGACGAAGAGCGGGCCGGCGCTGTTCGACTTCCTGCCGAAGGCGTTCGAGGAGCACAAGCGGGTCCTCGGTGATCCGCTGAACATCCAGGCGATCATGGCGGGGATGGACGCCACGTGGTGGCTCAACGACAAGCTGCAGGAATGGCTGGGCGAGAAGAACGCGGCCGACACCCTGACCCTGTCCGCCCCCGACAACATCACGTCGGAGATGGGCCTGGCGCTGCTCGACGTCGCGGACGTGATCCGTCCGCACCCGGAGGTGGTGGCCTTCCTGCGGGACGTCCAGGACGAGGACTTCCTGGACAAGATGGCGACGCTCCCGGGCGGGGCCGCGGCGCGCGACGCCGTCGAGGCCTACCTAGACCTGTACGGCATGCGCTGCGTCGGCGAGATCGACATCACGAGGCCGCGCTGGCGCGAGCGGCCCGACACCCTCGTGCCCGTGCTCCTCGACAATGTCAGGAACTTCGAACCGGGCGCCGCCGCGCGGCGTTTCGAGGAGGGCCGGCAGCGGGCGCGGGAGAAGGAACAGGACGTGCTGTCACGTCTGCGCGCCCTGCCGGACGGAGACCGGAAGGCCGACGAGACCAAGCGGATGATCGACCGGGTCAGGGCCTTCATCGGGTACCGGGAGTACCCGAAGTACAGCATCGTCAGCCGCTACTTCCTCTACAAGCAGGCGCTGCTGCGGGAGGCCGAGCGCCTGGTGGAGACCGGCGTGCTCCCCGAGAAGGAGGACGCCTTCTATCTGACCTACCAGGAGTTCGAGGAGGCCGTGCGCTCGCAGCGGGTGGACAGCCTCCTGGTCCGGCGGCGCAAGGACGCGTTCCGGTCGTACCAGGCGCTCACCCCGCCCCGGGTCCTCACCTCGGACGGCGAGGCCCTCACCGGGGCGTACCGGCGCGACGACGCGCCGCCCGGCGCCCTGATCGGTCTCCCTGTCTCCGCCGGGGCCGTCGAGGGGAGGGCCCGCGTCGTCCTCGACATGGCGGACGCCGACCTCGAGGCGGGCGACATCCTGGTCACGGCCTTCACGGACCCCAGCTGGTCGCCGCTGTTCGTCGCCATCGCGGGCCTGGTGACCGAGGTGGGCGGTCTGATGACCCATGGCGCGGTGATCGCCCGCGAGTACGGTCTGCCGGCCGTCGTGGGCGTGGAGCGGGCCACCCGGCTGATCCGGGACGGGCAGCGGATCCGGGTGCACGGAACCGACGGGTACGTCGAGATCCTGCCCTGA
- a CDS encoding AraC family transcriptional regulator, whose protein sequence is MDVLAEVLRVSGARGALGGVLKAGGTWGLWLDSYPGAALHVVSRGTMWLHVTGEKPLQVQAGDAVLVSPGTAHGIAGGANVTMGSCDPEAAVRAFGDGRALRLGSAPVQTEVIVLHYEQDLEVRTPVLTSLTRPMHVTARENAQLRRTVELLAAELAQPQIGTTAAINSIVDLLLVQFVRVWLARHPQEPSGSWLGAMRDPVVRDALACVHAQPAHPWTTETLAAATSVSRATLSRRFRSALGQTPGAYVTQWRIDLASVRLRDTDEPVESISGAVGYASPHAFSRAFRRARGTAPGEYRSRLRK, encoded by the coding sequence ATGGATGTGCTGGCGGAGGTCTTGCGTGTTTCGGGTGCGCGTGGGGCCCTCGGGGGCGTACTGAAGGCCGGAGGAACCTGGGGCCTGTGGCTGGACTCCTATCCAGGAGCGGCACTGCACGTAGTGTCCCGCGGCACCATGTGGCTCCACGTCACAGGCGAGAAACCTCTTCAGGTGCAGGCCGGAGATGCCGTCCTGGTGTCGCCGGGCACCGCACACGGGATAGCCGGCGGCGCCAACGTGACGATGGGTTCCTGTGACCCTGAGGCGGCGGTCCGGGCTTTTGGCGATGGCCGGGCCCTGCGGCTGGGCTCGGCGCCGGTGCAGACGGAAGTGATCGTCCTGCACTATGAGCAGGACCTGGAGGTGCGCACACCGGTGCTTACCTCCCTCACTCGGCCGATGCACGTCACAGCTCGGGAGAACGCGCAGCTCAGAAGGACCGTCGAACTTCTCGCTGCCGAGCTCGCACAGCCGCAGATCGGCACCACCGCCGCCATCAACAGCATCGTCGACCTTCTGCTCGTCCAGTTCGTACGCGTCTGGCTGGCCCGCCACCCGCAGGAGCCGTCCGGCTCATGGCTGGGAGCGATGCGTGATCCGGTCGTGCGCGACGCTCTGGCATGTGTGCACGCCCAACCGGCACACCCCTGGACCACGGAGACCCTGGCCGCCGCGACGAGCGTCTCCCGGGCGACGCTGTCCCGGCGTTTCCGGTCCGCCCTCGGACAGACGCCGGGCGCCTACGTGACGCAGTGGCGCATCGACCTGGCGTCCGTCCGGCTCCGCGACACCGATGAGCCGGTCGAGTCGATCTCCGGCGCGGTCGGATACGCCTCTCCGCACGCTTTCAGCCGGGCCTTCAGACGTGCCCGAGGCACGGCCCCGGGCGAGTACCGGTCTCGGCTTCGCAAGTGA
- a CDS encoding helix-turn-helix transcriptional regulator: MDRPELAGFLRGRRERITPADVGLPAGPRRRTPGLRREEVAQLAFISTEYYTRLEQARGPRPSREVLAGLARALRLSDAERDHLHHLAGAPPGPPAGPSREVPHSILDLLRRLPHTAAIVLSATYEVIAWNDLAAALLEDFSPLPRRERNLVRRAYLAPPSRERPLYDPFDAQAFARAAARRLRATAARYPDDPEVTTLVGDLLAGSAEFARLWAAHDVHPEPTLLKTVNHPLIGPITLNCTFLDITNQDQQIVLYTVEPGSPAEQALRLLSVIGTQRMDVPG, encoded by the coding sequence ATGGACAGACCAGAGCTGGCCGGCTTCCTGCGCGGCAGGCGCGAGCGCATCACCCCTGCCGACGTGGGGCTGCCCGCCGGGCCGCGCCGCCGCACACCGGGGCTGCGCCGCGAGGAGGTGGCGCAGCTGGCGTTCATCTCGACCGAGTACTACACGCGCCTCGAGCAGGCCCGCGGTCCGCGCCCCTCGCGTGAGGTACTCGCCGGCCTGGCCCGGGCCCTGCGCCTGTCGGACGCCGAGCGCGACCACCTGCACCACCTCGCCGGCGCCCCGCCCGGTCCGCCGGCCGGGCCCTCACGCGAAGTACCGCACAGCATCCTCGACCTGCTGCGGCGGCTGCCGCACACCGCGGCGATCGTGCTCTCCGCGACCTACGAGGTGATCGCCTGGAACGATCTGGCCGCCGCCCTCCTGGAGGATTTCTCCCCCCTGCCCCGGCGCGAGCGCAACCTCGTGCGCCGCGCCTACCTCGCACCGCCCTCGCGGGAGCGGCCGCTGTACGACCCGTTCGACGCGCAGGCGTTCGCCCGCGCCGCCGCCCGGCGCCTGCGTGCCACCGCCGCCCGCTACCCCGACGACCCCGAGGTGACCACGCTGGTGGGGGACCTCCTCGCCGGCAGCGCGGAGTTCGCCCGGCTGTGGGCCGCCCACGACGTGCACCCCGAACCCACCCTGCTCAAAACCGTCAACCATCCACTGATCGGCCCCATCACCCTCAACTGCACCTTCCTCGACATCACCAACCAGGACCAGCAGATCGTGCTCTACACGGTCGAGCCCGGCTCTCCCGCAGAGCAGGCACTGCGGCTGCTGTCAGTCATCGGCACACAGCGCATGGACGTACCCGGCTGA
- a CDS encoding STAS domain-containing protein — MLGRQYAQQGAWVVSVHGELDWDSLSAARTRLEYAAQAVPVLVLDVKAVTFADSAFLNLLLFLRQLTDLRLAGTSSRMLRVLEMTGADMVLRLFPTVQDALDNRPTRSAVVPPQR, encoded by the coding sequence GTGCTGGGTCGGCAGTACGCCCAGCAGGGCGCCTGGGTGGTGAGCGTGCACGGCGAACTGGACTGGGACTCCTTGTCCGCGGCGCGCACCCGGCTGGAGTACGCCGCCCAGGCGGTTCCGGTCCTGGTCCTGGACGTGAAAGCCGTCACCTTCGCCGATTCCGCCTTCTTGAACCTGCTGCTGTTCCTGCGGCAGCTGACCGACCTGCGACTGGCCGGCACATCCAGCCGGATGCTGCGGGTACTGGAGATGACCGGCGCGGACATGGTCCTGCGCCTGTTCCCCACCGTGCAGGACGCACTGGACAACCGGCCCACGCGATCTGCCGTGGTGCCACCGCAACGCTGA
- a CDS encoding zinc-binding dehydrogenase, with translation MRALVVDHSEAGPVRFADVDEPVPSTGEALVEIRHIGLNSGELKYVHQWPAGAVHGHDAAGIVVRAASDGSGPPEGTRVAVGMAPHAWAERVAVSPASLGTVPKGVDLADAAALGIAGVTALRVLRKRSLLARDVLITGASGGVGHFAVQLAALAGARVTALVGSPERAAGLRELGADKVLTGLAETGDRFDLVLDTVGGPLVAQAWSSLAEGGTIHLIGHSAGQETTFPSGALFGFGEPRSIATYGDMTPTGGELTDLLGLMAAGRLSAPVGLRGDWQGVEDAVQALFARKVHGKVVLDVA, from the coding sequence ATGCGTGCCCTTGTGGTCGATCACAGTGAGGCCGGACCCGTCCGGTTCGCCGATGTCGATGAGCCCGTGCCGTCCACCGGTGAGGCGCTGGTGGAGATACGGCACATCGGTCTCAACTCCGGAGAGCTGAAGTACGTGCACCAGTGGCCAGCCGGCGCTGTGCACGGTCATGACGCGGCCGGCATCGTGGTGCGCGCCGCATCCGACGGCTCGGGGCCGCCCGAAGGCACGCGCGTCGCCGTGGGAATGGCTCCCCACGCGTGGGCGGAGCGGGTGGCAGTCAGCCCCGCCTCGCTCGGCACCGTCCCCAAGGGCGTGGACCTGGCCGACGCCGCCGCGCTGGGGATCGCCGGGGTCACCGCATTGCGGGTGCTGCGCAAGCGTTCCCTGCTGGCGCGCGACGTGCTGATCACCGGCGCCAGCGGGGGCGTGGGGCACTTCGCCGTCCAACTGGCGGCGCTGGCGGGCGCCCGGGTGACGGCACTCGTCGGTTCGCCGGAGCGGGCCGCAGGACTCCGCGAACTCGGCGCCGACAAGGTCCTGACCGGCCTGGCCGAGACCGGGGACCGGTTCGACCTCGTCCTGGACACGGTCGGCGGACCGCTGGTGGCCCAGGCATGGAGTTCCCTCGCCGAGGGCGGCACCATCCACCTGATCGGTCACTCCGCGGGGCAGGAAACCACGTTCCCCTCAGGGGCCTTGTTCGGCTTTGGTGAGCCCCGCAGCATCGCCACCTACGGCGACATGACGCCGACCGGCGGGGAGCTGACGGACCTGCTGGGCCTGATGGCCGCCGGGAGGCTCTCGGCGCCAGTCGGACTGCGGGGCGACTGGCAGGGCGTGGAGGACGCCGTGCAGGCACTGTTCGCGCGCAAGGTGCACGGAAAGGTCGTTCTTGACGTGGCCTGA
- a CDS encoding LamG-like jellyroll fold domain-containing protein, with protein sequence MTAAEQQNPLHRRSLLRAAAALPVAGAAVAGLEVPAQAASTAASASSASAAANGGRFDPGSPRFVLAVLPDTQYLFDADSTDPAPLREAFRHLVAERGEANIAFMTHLGDVTEHGTEDEIRRAADTFRTLHGKVPYSVLAGNHDIASGDDQRGDSAYLAAFGPARYQSMPTYRGASPDGYNTYHVLTAADRSWLILALDWRISDKGLAWAQGVLDAHPTLPAVLTTHDIAWADDDGEAQLSDNGKRLWEGLVRGNDQIFLALGGHYWPPGRTVLRNDADNDVHVHITNYQDRYYGGAGMIRTYGFDLARGVIDVETFSPWLLARDPAKRSPLEAETIELTGPADRFALDIDFDARFAGFAPVAVPKPRPASAVMPRGTVAYWRFDAAGTTAGGTAGRPVADGAVVRDLTGNGNDLAVSRLASSGPEALTWSADHHPGQPAHASLRFDGGKSPDRGAILTTAARAALNSEKFTHGYTIETFVRLPEPFEGDHSWMGILSWEGRNGDAGKTTGWSPLEPTCSLNLSPERFLQFVVYPQRQDADPTSWSHAVPVGRWMHIALVNDGRRTVMYVDGSRIARNPAQPSTGIATLGKPFVLGATQFDERFSHGFYGWIGDTRIVNRALSVREFLTPFA encoded by the coding sequence ATGACTGCGGCAGAACAACAGAACCCCCTGCACAGACGCTCGTTGCTGCGAGCCGCGGCAGCCCTGCCCGTGGCCGGCGCGGCGGTCGCCGGCCTGGAGGTGCCGGCGCAGGCCGCCTCCACGGCTGCCTCCGCCTCCTCCGCCTCCGCCGCGGCGAACGGCGGCCGGTTCGATCCCGGGAGCCCCCGCTTCGTACTGGCCGTCCTGCCCGACACCCAGTACCTCTTCGACGCGGACAGCACCGACCCCGCGCCGCTGCGGGAGGCCTTCCGCCACCTGGTCGCCGAGCGCGGGGAGGCGAACATCGCCTTCATGACGCACCTCGGCGACGTCACCGAACACGGCACCGAGGACGAGATCCGGCGCGCCGCCGACACCTTCCGGACCCTCCACGGCAAGGTGCCCTACAGCGTCCTCGCGGGCAACCACGACATCGCCTCAGGGGACGACCAGCGGGGCGACTCCGCGTACCTCGCCGCCTTCGGGCCCGCCCGCTACCAGTCCATGCCGACCTACCGCGGCGCCTCGCCCGACGGCTACAACACGTACCACGTGCTGACGGCCGCGGACCGGTCCTGGCTGATCCTCGCCCTCGACTGGCGGATCTCGGACAAGGGCCTCGCGTGGGCGCAGGGCGTCCTGGACGCCCACCCCACACTGCCCGCCGTCCTCACCACGCACGACATCGCCTGGGCGGACGACGACGGCGAGGCGCAGCTGTCGGACAACGGCAAACGGCTGTGGGAAGGCCTCGTCCGGGGCAACGACCAGATCTTCCTCGCGCTGGGCGGCCACTACTGGCCGCCGGGCCGCACGGTCCTGCGCAACGACGCCGACAACGATGTCCACGTCCACATCACCAACTACCAGGACCGCTACTACGGCGGCGCCGGCATGATCCGCACCTACGGGTTCGACCTGGCCCGCGGTGTCATCGACGTCGAGACCTTCTCGCCGTGGCTCCTCGCCCGCGATCCCGCGAAGCGGTCGCCGCTGGAGGCCGAGACCATCGAACTGACCGGTCCCGCCGACCGGTTCGCCCTGGACATCGACTTCGACGCGCGCTTCGCGGGCTTCGCCCCCGTCGCGGTGCCGAAGCCGCGCCCCGCCTCCGCCGTGATGCCGCGCGGCACGGTCGCGTACTGGCGCTTCGACGCGGCCGGGACGACGGCGGGCGGGACTGCGGGCAGGCCCGTCGCGGACGGGGCCGTCGTACGCGACCTCACCGGCAACGGGAACGACCTGGCCGTCAGCCGGCTGGCGTCGAGCGGCCCCGAGGCCCTCACCTGGTCGGCCGACCACCACCCCGGCCAGCCGGCGCACGCCAGTCTCCGCTTCGACGGCGGCAAAAGCCCGGACCGCGGCGCGATCCTGACGACCGCCGCCCGAGCCGCCCTGAACAGCGAGAAGTTCACGCACGGCTACACCATCGAGACCTTCGTCCGGCTGCCCGAGCCCTTCGAGGGCGACCACTCCTGGATGGGCATCCTCAGCTGGGAGGGGCGCAACGGGGACGCGGGCAAGACCACGGGCTGGTCCCCGCTGGAGCCCACCTGCAGCCTCAACCTGTCGCCCGAGCGGTTCCTGCAGTTCGTGGTCTACCCGCAGCGCCAGGACGCCGACCCCACGTCGTGGAGCCACGCGGTGCCCGTCGGCCGCTGGATGCACATCGCCCTGGTCAACGACGGCCGCCGCACGGTGATGTACGTGGACGGTTCGAGGATCGCCCGCAATCCGGCGCAGCCGTCCACCGGCATCGCCACCCTGGGCAAGCCCTTCGTGCTCGGCGCCACCCAGTTCGACGAGCGTTTCTCGCACGGCTTCTACGGCTGGATCGGTGACACCCGCATCGTGAACCGGGCCTTGTCCGTACGGGAGTTCCTCACGCCCTTCGCGTAG
- a CDS encoding APH(3'') family aminoglycoside O-phosphotransferase, whose protein sequence is MSDHSGPQAVSPALLGAGGGDWLPVTAGESGACVFRSADATRYAKCVPAADAAELSAEQDRIAWLSGQCVPGPQVLDWYSGDAGACLITSAVSGLPADQVRADDLWASWEHIADAVRRLHELPVTECPFRRDLDTMVAVARDVVARDAVNPEFLPVEQQHTPATELLARVSREVSRRQDQEIADKVVCHGDLCLPNIILDPQTLDVSGFIDLGRLGLADRHADLALLLANARETWVDEEQARTADVAFAKRYDISFDHDRLRFYLHLDPLTWG, encoded by the coding sequence ATGAGCGATCACTCCGGGCCTCAGGCCGTGTCGCCCGCGCTGCTCGGCGCCGGCGGTGGCGACTGGCTTCCTGTCACCGCGGGTGAGTCGGGAGCCTGCGTCTTTCGCAGTGCGGATGCCACCCGGTATGCCAAGTGCGTACCCGCTGCGGATGCAGCCGAGCTGAGTGCTGAGCAGGACCGGATCGCATGGCTGAGCGGTCAGTGCGTACCAGGGCCGCAGGTTCTCGACTGGTATTCCGGTGATGCGGGCGCCTGCTTGATAACGAGTGCCGTTTCCGGCCTACCTGCTGATCAGGTGCGTGCTGATGATCTGTGGGCCTCCTGGGAGCACATCGCGGATGCGGTCCGTCGGCTGCACGAGTTGCCCGTGACCGAGTGCCCATTCCGCCGGGACCTGGACACCATGGTCGCCGTGGCACGTGACGTCGTGGCCCGTGATGCCGTGAACCCAGAGTTCCTTCCCGTCGAGCAGCAGCACACGCCCGCCACGGAGCTGCTGGCCCGCGTCTCCCGGGAGGTCTCCCGGCGACAGGATCAGGAGATCGCCGACAAGGTCGTCTGCCACGGGGATCTGTGCCTGCCCAACATCATCCTTGATCCGCAAACCCTGGACGTGTCGGGCTTCATCGACCTGGGCCGCCTCGGACTGGCCGACCGCCACGCCGACCTGGCGCTGCTGCTCGCCAATGCGCGAGAGACCTGGGTGGATGAGGAGCAGGCGCGGACCGCGGACGTGGCGTTCGCCAAAAGGTACGACATCTCCTTTGACCACGACCGCCTGCGCTTCTACCTCCATCTTGACCCGCTCACCTGGGGATAA
- a CDS encoding transposase, producing the protein MITDVTTTKAPVHDTKALPGILANLEDRNLLSKEHFVDGSYLSVALKQQIAREHGVGLVGPIRARSTPQSRRGTVFHRDAFAIDWDAKQVTCPQDKVSRRWSTPPPLAPYVIIEFFSDDCRQCPAKAACTRTDARKVTFLPRDLYNIQSESRTEQQTQEWLSRYALQAAVESTISEFVNGHGMRQCRYRSQDKAHRQHVLAAIAVNLERIDVHLPTTPTRQPRNPTALQIFLDWQHIPRPRSWRVATHPAG; encoded by the coding sequence GTGATCACCGACGTCACCACCACCAAGGCCCCCGTCCACGACACCAAGGCCCTGCCCGGCATCCTGGCCAACCTGGAGGATCGGAACCTGCTGTCGAAGGAGCACTTCGTCGACGGCAGCTACCTCTCCGTCGCACTGAAACAGCAGATCGCCCGTGAGCACGGTGTCGGACTGGTCGGACCGATCCGGGCCAGGAGCACCCCGCAGTCCCGCAGGGGCACCGTCTTCCACCGCGACGCCTTCGCCATCGACTGGGACGCCAAGCAGGTCACCTGCCCGCAGGACAAGGTGAGTCGTCGGTGGTCGACACCGCCGCCCCTCGCGCCCTACGTCATCATCGAGTTCTTTTCGGACGACTGCCGGCAGTGCCCGGCGAAGGCCGCCTGCACCCGCACCGATGCCCGCAAGGTCACCTTCCTGCCGCGCGATCTCTACAACATCCAGTCCGAGTCACGGACCGAGCAGCAGACCCAGGAATGGCTCTCGCGCTACGCACTGCAGGCCGCCGTCGAGAGCACGATCAGCGAGTTCGTCAACGGCCACGGCATGCGCCAGTGCCGCTACCGCAGCCAGGACAAGGCCCACCGCCAGCACGTGCTGGCCGCCATCGCGGTCAACCTCGAACGCATCGACGTCCACCTCCCGACAACGCCGACCCGCCAGCCCAGAAACCCGACAGCTCTGCAGATTTTCCTCGACTGGCAGCACATCCCCCGGCCCCGGTCCTGGCGCGTCGCCACCCACCCCGCGGGCTGA
- a CDS encoding EthD domain-containing protein, which produces MVITLKRREGMTHDEFTHYQRNIHRPLLMSIPEAKQYIRRFVVSYPVPAPNYPEPDYDSVVEAWFDTMDDLNALYFCENFLKTVDPDHENFIDLNTFGRIISEEEVVVG; this is translated from the coding sequence ATGGTCATCACGCTGAAGCGTCGCGAGGGCATGACCCATGACGAGTTCACCCACTACCAGCGGAACATCCACCGGCCGCTGCTCATGTCCATCCCGGAGGCGAAGCAGTACATCCGCCGCTTCGTGGTGTCGTATCCCGTCCCCGCGCCGAACTACCCCGAACCGGACTACGACTCGGTGGTCGAGGCATGGTTCGACACGATGGACGACCTCAACGCGCTCTACTTCTGCGAGAACTTCCTGAAGACCGTCGACCCGGACCACGAGAACTTCATCGACCTGAACACCTTTGGACGCATCATCTCCGAAGAGGAGGTCGTCGTCGGCTGA